A single window of Providencia alcalifaciens DNA harbors:
- a CDS encoding cupin domain-containing protein: MSDNTITPAEALTISTLINYTEQGIASRVLAKNGGGNITLFAFDKGQALSEHSAPFDAIVMVAEGSLLLTIDGELVTAKPGTIVRMPANIPHAVDAPEPAKMLLVMLREPSHECNH; this comes from the coding sequence ATGAGCGATAACACAATAACACCTGCTGAAGCTTTAACTATCAGCACACTAATTAACTATACCGAACAAGGGATTGCCAGCCGAGTTTTAGCTAAAAATGGTGGGGGAAATATTACCTTATTTGCCTTTGATAAAGGTCAGGCATTATCTGAGCATAGTGCTCCTTTTGATGCCATCGTAATGGTTGCTGAAGGCAGTTTATTACTAACGATTGACGGTGAATTGGTGACTGCTAAACCGGGAACAATCGTCAGAATGCCAGCAAATATTCCTCATGCTGTTGATGCGCCTGAGCCTGCTAAAATGCTGTTGGTTATGCTTCGCGAACCTAGTCATGAGTGTAACCATTAG
- a CDS encoding FecCD family ABC transporter permease, with protein MRSPYMLWMTFGICFLFMFLLALSLGRYPVSFSSVFHILYDAILGNESGGIYSRTEQNVVLSVRLPRVLIAGIAGAGLAVAGAALQGIFRNPLVGPQIIGVSSGAALGGALAILLFSSLLITISFAFIGGLVAIMLVFLLGMNRQGSPLLMLILAGVIINAFFAALISLITYFADPNNTLQTIVFWLMGSFASASYLKLVIVLPVVLFSVLIIFALRFRINVLSLGEENAQALGMKINRTRWAVLLSVTLITSATVAVSGTIGWVGLIVPHIARIVVGHDHRILLPASAVIGGIYMIGVDTFARSITNAEIPLSVITALIGAPIFAILIHALNKKVADL; from the coding sequence ATGCGTAGCCCTTATATGCTATGGATGACGTTTGGGATTTGTTTCCTTTTTATGTTTTTGTTGGCATTGAGCCTTGGGCGTTATCCGGTCTCATTTTCTTCTGTATTTCATATTCTTTATGATGCCATTTTAGGGAACGAAAGCGGGGGAATTTATAGCCGTACAGAACAAAATGTGGTGCTGAGTGTTCGATTACCTCGAGTTTTGATTGCCGGTATTGCGGGGGCTGGTCTTGCCGTTGCAGGAGCCGCTTTGCAAGGTATCTTCCGTAACCCTCTAGTCGGACCGCAAATTATTGGTGTTTCTTCTGGCGCTGCGTTAGGCGGAGCTTTAGCTATTTTATTGTTTTCCTCACTGTTGATAACTATCTCATTTGCTTTTATTGGTGGGCTGGTGGCGATTATGTTGGTTTTTTTATTAGGTATGAATCGTCAAGGGAGCCCGCTACTGATGCTGATCCTTGCTGGTGTCATTATCAATGCTTTTTTTGCGGCACTTATTTCATTGATTACCTATTTTGCAGACCCTAATAACACGCTACAAACCATTGTTTTTTGGTTGATGGGGAGCTTTGCGAGTGCTTCTTATCTAAAGTTGGTGATTGTACTGCCAGTCGTTTTATTTTCAGTATTGATTATTTTTGCTCTGCGTTTTCGCATTAATGTGCTGTCACTCGGAGAAGAAAATGCACAGGCTTTAGGAATGAAAATCAATCGGACGCGTTGGGCGGTGTTACTCAGTGTCACATTGATCACCAGTGCTACCGTTGCAGTGTCTGGCACTATTGGGTGGGTAGGGTTAATTGTTCCGCATATTGCGCGGATTGTCGTGGGGCATGATCACCGTATTTTGCTGCCTGCCAGTGCGGTGATTGGTGGGATTTATATGATTGGTGTGGATACCTTTGCTCGAAGTATTACCAATGCAGAAATTCCACTCAGCGTCATCACGGCTTTAATTGGCGCGCCTATTTTTGCGATTTTAATTCATGCACTTAATAAAAAGGTGGCTGATTTATGA
- a CDS encoding Crp/Fnr family transcriptional regulator encodes MTFVKNAFPYTQSIEALIKCPLFSDIEEQKLALLLENCGYIQFKSGEIVNYEGDVFKYCPLIINGQMEVYRHTYLGEEKIFGLFTEGEIVAIAAVFMPHNRYPMSLRTKTDGDSLLLDKRDILRLCHACPQIMEKLLMRFSTKLYENINHIDWLTSSSAEQRLAAYILDLKNKQLTPNIILPLSRGQLAAKLGMRYETLSRLVSGWRQKGFIDIEKDIVRINNENYLTQLSISAQRPF; translated from the coding sequence ATGACATTTGTCAAAAATGCTTTTCCCTACACTCAATCGATCGAAGCGCTTATAAAATGTCCGTTATTTTCTGATATTGAAGAGCAAAAATTAGCGTTATTACTTGAAAATTGTGGCTATATTCAATTTAAAAGTGGCGAAATTGTGAACTATGAAGGTGATGTTTTTAAATATTGCCCTTTAATTATCAATGGGCAGATGGAAGTGTATCGACACACTTATTTAGGTGAGGAGAAAATCTTTGGGTTATTTACAGAAGGGGAAATTGTAGCAATTGCCGCCGTTTTTATGCCACATAACCGTTATCCAATGAGTTTACGCACAAAAACAGACGGGGACTCACTTCTACTGGATAAACGAGATATTTTGCGGCTTTGCCATGCTTGCCCACAGATTATGGAAAAATTACTCATGCGGTTTAGTACTAAATTGTATGAAAACATTAACCATATTGATTGGCTTACATCGAGCTCAGCAGAACAACGGCTTGCGGCTTACATTCTTGATTTAAAAAACAAGCAATTAACGCCGAATATTATTTTACCGTTATCTCGAGGGCAGCTAGCAGCAAAATTGGGTATGCGTTATGAAACCTTGAGTCGATTAGTCTCCGGCTGGCGTCAAAAAGGATTTATTGATATCGAAAAAGACATAGTACGAATTAATAACGAAAATTACCTCACTCAACTGTCTATTTCTGCCCAGCGCCCCTTTTAA
- a CDS encoding ABC transporter ATP-binding protein, with amino-acid sequence MIDVKHLNFSIGQRQLFTDLSFNQPKGSIGAILGPNGRGKTTLLRLLLGLQKGMQGQVSLNAPVAYVPQLTGSLFHYSVRTMVSLGRIRHLPWYASPSERDNQIVEQCLDYLGLRRFASQQFNRLSGGEKQMVMIARALASEPQILILDEPTSALDLANQDNVLSTLRDLAQHREMTILFTSHYPQHALHIADHSLLLFNEGRCLFGESQHILTEQNLSQLYQLPVSIMPIHGQSREIQGVVPLFR; translated from the coding sequence ATGATTGACGTAAAACACCTCAATTTTTCAATAGGTCAGCGTCAGTTATTCACTGATTTAAGTTTCAATCAGCCGAAAGGGAGTATTGGCGCTATTTTAGGCCCTAATGGCAGAGGGAAAACCACTTTATTGCGGTTATTGTTGGGGCTACAAAAGGGCATGCAAGGTCAGGTATCTCTAAATGCTCCTGTTGCGTATGTGCCACAACTTACAGGTTCATTATTTCATTATTCTGTGCGTACCATGGTGAGCTTAGGGCGTATTCGCCACCTGCCTTGGTATGCATCACCCAGTGAACGCGATAATCAAATTGTTGAGCAATGCTTGGATTATTTAGGTCTACGTCGTTTTGCCAGCCAGCAATTTAATCGATTGAGTGGCGGTGAAAAGCAAATGGTTATGATAGCCAGAGCACTTGCCAGCGAGCCTCAAATTTTAATTTTGGATGAGCCCACCTCTGCATTGGATTTAGCCAATCAAGATAATGTTCTTAGTACGTTACGCGATTTAGCCCAACACCGTGAAATGACCATTTTATTTACCAGCCACTATCCACAGCATGCTCTGCATATTGCGGATCATTCATTATTACTGTTTAACGAAGGACGCTGTTTATTTGGTGAATCCCAACACATTTTAACGGAACAAAACCTTTCTCAGCTCTACCAATTGCCGGTGTCAATTATGCCCATTCATGGGCAAAGCAGGGAAATACAAGGGGTTGTTCCTCTGTTTAGATAA
- a CDS encoding TonB-dependent receptor family protein, with protein sequence MSYPLKQHKLAHCTALIFGLSSLTFSIAAPAERDTLIVTSSMGHSRLTPTEQQEKEKLEKVAGGTNLVVIEKDTRLATLQDALDYQPGLVIQNFFGGIDQPRLNIRGSGVQSAPLARGVLLLQDGLPATDADGSFHISTLEMRDARMVSVRRGANSLNPQSNSLGGELDVLSYTGRNEQGRLRYEYGSYGREGLQTAFGGVSDDGSLDARVNFTYDHFDGYRKHSASQRKTLRSNFGYVTDNFENRTWLNWTDLRFDVAGPVSEEVLNNNPTDVYPMVWLRDPHRNVEQFRVANRSDWQIGNQAIGAGVWHIRTHDNFTTPAYYRFSQSHSEGLQLTYNIETEPVTYRTALAWDQMTLQTDLMQNRKGTPADKKKIGKYDGHAENMYGSVGVDLHVTPTVTVNFDVKATHARRDVEKRQSAISLDQSWTFLTPKAGIVWRPTESQRYFANISASEEPATFWEIINSSDGKLTKLSPQKSITYEIGGEGDVTEGLKWNLALYRSQIKDEYITTYDSAGTVVGVFNYAAKTRHQGFEAGLTGRIGAGPGDINYRASWTYNDFRFMGGEYKGNYIAGIPRNIVAAEVLYELGDWSFGPNIHWAPTDMAVDHQNNLDIQKRKHYAVLGVKGSYKPTEQWSVYVSMDNLTDERYATTSVANQTVTAKDSTLFPGMGFNVNGGVTFNF encoded by the coding sequence ATGTCTTATCCACTAAAACAGCATAAATTAGCGCATTGTACTGCTCTGATTTTTGGGTTGAGCTCGTTGACTTTCTCTATAGCTGCACCAGCAGAACGAGATACGCTGATTGTGACCTCGTCAATGGGACACAGCCGTTTAACGCCCACTGAGCAGCAGGAAAAAGAAAAACTTGAGAAAGTGGCAGGGGGAACCAATTTAGTTGTGATCGAAAAAGATACACGCCTTGCTACATTACAAGATGCATTGGATTACCAACCCGGATTGGTGATCCAAAACTTTTTTGGTGGTATTGACCAACCTCGACTAAATATTCGTGGCTCAGGGGTACAAAGTGCGCCATTAGCTCGAGGCGTTTTATTGTTACAAGATGGCCTACCTGCAACAGATGCCGATGGTAGCTTCCATATCAGTACATTGGAAATGCGTGATGCACGGATGGTGAGTGTGCGTCGTGGGGCAAATAGCTTAAATCCGCAAAGTAATAGCCTTGGTGGCGAGCTGGATGTTTTGTCCTATACAGGACGAAATGAGCAGGGACGGCTGCGCTATGAGTATGGATCTTATGGGCGAGAAGGGCTACAAACTGCATTTGGTGGTGTGTCTGATGACGGATCACTTGATGCGCGGGTGAATTTTACTTATGACCACTTTGATGGCTACCGTAAACATTCTGCATCTCAACGAAAAACATTACGTAGCAATTTTGGCTATGTCACAGATAATTTTGAAAACCGCACGTGGTTAAATTGGACGGATTTACGTTTTGATGTTGCAGGTCCTGTTTCTGAAGAGGTACTGAACAATAACCCAACAGATGTTTACCCGATGGTTTGGCTGCGCGATCCACATCGTAATGTAGAGCAGTTTCGAGTCGCTAACCGGTCTGACTGGCAAATTGGTAATCAAGCAATTGGCGCGGGGGTATGGCACATCCGTACACATGATAACTTTACAACGCCAGCATACTACCGTTTTAGCCAGAGCCACAGTGAAGGATTGCAGCTCACTTATAATATAGAAACTGAGCCTGTGACTTATCGCACTGCATTAGCGTGGGATCAAATGACGCTACAAACTGATTTAATGCAAAACCGCAAAGGGACACCAGCAGATAAGAAAAAAATAGGTAAGTATGATGGGCACGCTGAAAATATGTATGGCAGCGTGGGAGTTGATTTACATGTTACACCAACGGTAACTGTCAATTTTGATGTGAAAGCGACTCATGCTCGCCGTGATGTAGAAAAACGCCAAAGTGCCATATCATTAGACCAAAGTTGGACATTTTTGACCCCAAAAGCTGGTATTGTTTGGCGTCCAACGGAAAGCCAGCGCTATTTTGCTAATATCAGTGCGAGTGAGGAACCCGCCACATTTTGGGAAATTATTAATTCCAGCGATGGCAAGTTGACTAAGTTGTCACCACAAAAGTCCATTACTTATGAAATTGGTGGTGAAGGCGATGTGACCGAGGGATTGAAATGGAATCTTGCGCTATATCGTAGCCAAATTAAAGATGAATACATTACAACCTATGATAGTGCTGGCACTGTTGTTGGTGTGTTCAACTATGCGGCTAAAACCCGCCATCAAGGATTTGAAGCTGGGCTTACAGGGCGAATTGGTGCAGGTCCTGGGGATATTAACTACCGTGCATCTTGGACTTACAATGACTTCCGCTTTATGGGCGGAGAATATAAGGGAAACTACATCGCGGGTATTCCTCGTAATATTGTGGCCGCCGAAGTGTTATATGAGCTAGGTGATTGGAGTTTCGGTCCTAATATTCATTGGGCACCAACAGATATGGCTGTTGATCACCAAAACAACCTCGATATTCAAAAACGAAAACATTATGCAGTTTTAGGGGTAAAAGGCAGCTATAAACCCACGGAACAATGGTCAGTTTACGTATCAATGGATAACTTAACGGATGAACGTTATGCAACGACATCGGTGGCTAATCAAACCGTGACAGCCAAGGACAGTACATTATTCCCAGGTATGGGCTTTAATGTTAACGGCGGCGTTACTTTCAATTTCTAA
- a CDS encoding ABC transporter permease — translation MFYRLYTLIMKELQSLLQEKQTRIILIMPVIFQMILFPLAATLEVTNTTIAIFDQDNGEHSIELTQRLAKASAFSHVLLLKNEPEIRETLDNRKALLVVRFNQNFSADIASHHTANMMLLLDGRNSNSAQIAANYIEQIVMQYQQELTQAQVQPNNSELIVRNWYNPNLDYKWFIVPSLVALITTIGVLIVTSLSIAREREQGTLDQLLVSPLTTWQIFIGKAIPALVVATAQATLVLVIGIFCYKIPFAGSLLLFYGTMVFYGLSLVGFGLLISALCSTQQQAFIGVFVFMMPAVLLSGYISPVENMPVWLQDITWVNPIRHFTDITKQIYLKDADFFVVFHSLWPLLIIFLITSSLAYYLFRKKIA, via the coding sequence ATGTTTTATCGTCTTTACACCTTAATTATGAAAGAGTTGCAATCATTATTGCAGGAGAAACAGACGCGAATTATTTTGATCATGCCCGTCATTTTCCAAATGATCCTCTTCCCACTGGCGGCGACCTTAGAAGTCACTAATACCACCATTGCCATTTTTGACCAAGATAATGGCGAGCATTCCATTGAACTCACTCAACGCTTAGCAAAAGCCAGCGCATTTTCCCATGTGCTGTTACTGAAAAATGAACCTGAGATTCGAGAAACGTTAGATAACCGTAAAGCCTTGTTAGTCGTCCGCTTTAATCAAAATTTCAGTGCTGATATCGCCAGCCATCATACCGCGAATATGATGTTGCTATTGGATGGACGAAACTCGAATAGCGCCCAAATAGCGGCTAATTACATTGAACAGATAGTCATGCAATATCAGCAGGAGCTCACACAAGCCCAAGTACAGCCCAATAACAGCGAGCTGATTGTCCGAAACTGGTACAACCCAAACTTGGATTATAAATGGTTTATTGTGCCGTCATTAGTGGCATTGATTACGACGATTGGGGTACTGATCGTCACCTCGTTGTCTATTGCAAGAGAACGAGAACAAGGAACCCTCGACCAACTATTAGTTTCGCCACTAACCACATGGCAAATCTTTATTGGCAAAGCGATTCCTGCCTTAGTCGTCGCCACTGCACAAGCCACATTGGTGTTAGTGATTGGGATTTTTTGCTACAAAATCCCATTCGCCGGTTCTCTGTTACTGTTCTACGGCACAATGGTATTTTACGGATTATCGTTGGTGGGATTTGGGTTATTAATTTCTGCGCTCTGCTCGACTCAGCAACAAGCTTTTATTGGCGTGTTTGTGTTTATGATGCCCGCGGTGTTGCTATCCGGTTATATCTCCCCCGTCGAGAATATGCCTGTTTGGCTACAGGATATTACGTGGGTCAACCCCATCCGCCACTTTACGGATATCACTAAGCAGATTTACCTTAAAGATGCTGATTTTTTCGTGGTATTTCACAGCTTATGGCCTCTTCTGATTATCTTCCTGATAACCAGCTCTCTGGCTTATTACTTATTTCGCAAAAAAATTGCTTAA
- a CDS encoding ABC transporter substrate-binding protein, with protein MINNVFKMTVPFLMLGSMVNASASQAVDFTDMSGDKIHLSAPAKRIVVIPIPAASMLVGMDESSEKLVGMHPFAKVAAREGMLGKMFSPVLQVNSNVVGNNFTPNIEALLNVEPDLVWQWGHRGDDIISPMRDAGLTVATLGYGQESYTQEWIRLMGQTLGHNEKANEMILWRQQVVNSLSATTAKIPESEQPKVLYLSHFNQSIQTFGSTSHNNADFALAGGVSLNRDLTGPRTLNIEQILLWDPDIILLGNFEEGLSPADVYRNPMLSDVTAVKNQRVYKLPIGGFIWDAPNQETPLYWQWLSMVFHPEAANIPLREEIRQRYQQLYGYHVTEEQIDGILQIELNKNSQHYLSLMGKPNA; from the coding sequence ATGATAAATAATGTTTTTAAAATGACAGTGCCATTTTTGATGCTTGGGTCAATGGTCAATGCGAGTGCATCTCAAGCAGTTGATTTTACGGATATGTCTGGCGATAAAATTCATTTATCTGCCCCTGCAAAACGCATTGTTGTGATCCCCATTCCTGCGGCGTCAATGCTAGTGGGCATGGATGAAAGTAGTGAAAAATTAGTCGGTATGCACCCCTTTGCGAAAGTCGCGGCTCGGGAAGGAATGCTTGGAAAGATGTTTTCGCCTGTGTTGCAGGTTAATTCGAATGTTGTTGGCAATAATTTCACGCCGAATATTGAAGCATTGCTCAATGTTGAGCCTGATCTAGTATGGCAATGGGGGCATCGAGGGGACGATATTATTTCCCCGATGCGAGATGCGGGGCTGACTGTTGCAACACTAGGCTATGGGCAAGAAAGTTATACCCAAGAGTGGATCCGATTAATGGGACAAACTTTAGGGCATAACGAAAAAGCCAATGAGATGATCCTGTGGCGTCAACAAGTGGTGAACTCGCTTTCCGCTACTACGGCGAAAATTCCTGAATCAGAGCAACCTAAAGTTCTTTATCTGTCTCACTTTAATCAAAGTATTCAAACATTTGGTTCGACATCTCACAACAATGCCGATTTTGCACTAGCGGGAGGGGTGAGCTTAAATCGGGATTTAACGGGTCCAAGAACCCTGAATATTGAACAAATCCTACTTTGGGATCCCGATATTATTTTACTCGGTAATTTTGAAGAGGGTTTATCCCCTGCGGATGTATATCGTAACCCAATGTTGAGTGACGTTACCGCAGTTAAAAATCAACGAGTTTATAAACTGCCGATTGGCGGTTTTATTTGGGATGCACCAAATCAAGAAACCCCATTATATTGGCAATGGTTATCAATGGTATTTCACCCTGAAGCTGCCAATATTCCTTTACGTGAAGAAATTCGTCAACGTTATCAGCAGCTTTATGGTTATCACGTCACGGAAGAACAAATTGATGGAATTTTACAGATTGAGCTAAATAAAAATAGCCAGCATTACCTTTCTCTCATGGGGAAGCCAAATGCGTAG
- a CDS encoding Bax inhibitor-1/YccA family protein yields the protein MGQFDQRNDSLVQNASTGVQAFMSQVYGWMTVGLLLTAFVAWYSLSSGLFVTIATNKVLFFGMIIAELGLVMGLSFLLPKMSGAIATGMFMLYALLTGLTISVILAVYTGESVVGTFIITAVMFGALSFYGYTTKRSLTGMGNFLFMALIGLVVASLVNIWLQSSMMYWVITYGGVLLFAALTAYDTQKLKEMGEQINQDDRENMRKYSIMGALSLYLDFINLFLMLLRIFGDRR from the coding sequence ATGGGTCAATTTGATCAACGTAATGATTCTCTTGTCCAGAATGCCAGCACTGGCGTTCAGGCATTTATGTCACAAGTCTACGGTTGGATGACCGTCGGATTATTGCTGACGGCTTTTGTTGCTTGGTATTCTTTAAGCAGCGGTTTATTTGTCACTATCGCAACCAATAAAGTATTATTTTTCGGAATGATCATTGCTGAACTTGGTTTAGTTATGGGTCTGTCATTCTTACTGCCGAAAATGAGCGGTGCCATTGCAACGGGTATGTTTATGCTGTACGCGTTGTTAACGGGCTTAACCATCTCCGTGATCCTCGCGGTTTATACTGGTGAGTCTGTTGTTGGAACATTCATCATTACTGCAGTGATGTTCGGTGCTCTAAGTTTCTACGGTTACACGACTAAGCGTAGCTTAACAGGGATGGGTAACTTCCTGTTTATGGCGCTGATTGGTCTGGTTGTCGCTTCTCTGGTTAACATCTGGCTGCAAAGTTCCATGATGTACTGGGTGATCACTTACGGTGGTGTGTTACTGTTCGCTGCATTAACCGCATATGACACTCAAAAGCTGAAAGAAATGGGTGAGCAAATCAACCAAGATGACAGAGAAAATATGCGTAAATACTCCATTATGGGTGCATTATCTCTGTATTTAGACTTCATCAACCTGTTCCTGATGTTACTGCGTATTTTCGGTGATCGCCGTTAA
- a CDS encoding class I SAM-dependent methyltransferase, producing the protein MEQSFTAHEAGHKFLARLGKKRLRPGGKIATQWLLSQSGLHKDSQVLEIACNMGTTAIEIASQYHCHITGIDMDKHALEKAQKNVDQHGLTDLITIQMADASKLPFADNSFDVVINEAMLTMYGDKAKAKLLQEYYRVLKPGGCLLTHDIAFKDAQDPQDIAAKMHQAIHVKAQPLPQAEWIDLFKQAGFQSVLSSTGPMTLLSPKGLIYDEGLFGTIKIIRNALKKENRPQFLRMFRHFRQNRGKLNYIAVASVK; encoded by the coding sequence ATGGAACAATCATTTACTGCTCATGAGGCAGGGCATAAATTTTTAGCTCGTCTTGGAAAAAAACGCTTACGTCCCGGCGGAAAAATTGCCACTCAGTGGTTGCTTAGCCAATCTGGCTTACATAAAGATAGTCAAGTACTTGAAATTGCATGCAATATGGGAACGACTGCCATTGAAATTGCTTCACAATATCATTGTCATATCACCGGTATAGACATGGATAAACACGCTTTGGAGAAGGCTCAAAAAAATGTAGACCAGCATGGTTTAACGGATTTAATCACTATCCAAATGGCTGATGCATCAAAATTACCCTTTGCTGATAATAGTTTTGATGTAGTGATTAATGAAGCGATGCTAACAATGTACGGAGATAAAGCGAAAGCAAAATTATTGCAAGAATACTATCGTGTATTAAAACCCGGTGGTTGCTTATTAACCCATGATATTGCATTTAAAGATGCGCAGGATCCACAAGATATTGCGGCCAAAATGCACCAAGCTATTCATGTAAAAGCACAGCCACTACCTCAAGCTGAATGGATTGATTTATTTAAGCAAGCCGGTTTTCAGAGTGTACTGTCTAGCACAGGACCGATGACCTTATTGTCACCAAAGGGGCTGATTTATGATGAAGGTTTATTTGGTACGATAAAAATTATTCGTAATGCATTAAAAAAAGAGAATCGACCTCAATTCTTACGGATGTTCCGACACTTTCGACAAAACCGTGGAAAGTTAAATTATATTGCCGTTGCTAGTGTGAAATAA